Genomic DNA from Thermosipho ferrireducens:
AAAACCCATTGGACAGGTGCTGGTGGAGTTAGGTTATTGTACCTGGGAGCAGTTGACTAAGGCACTTGCAGAGCAGTATAATGTAAATTTTTATTCAAAAATCCCAGAAATTGATTCTTCTTTGAGAAATAAGTTTAAAAAAGAATTAATGGAAGAGTTGAGATTTTTACCTGTAAAAGAAGATGAGAAAAAAATTACGATTGTCACGGACAATGTATATAATATACCATTGATAAAAAGAAGGTTAAAATTTTTTCTCAACAAAGATGTGGAAATTTATCTTATAGCTCCTGACCTTTTCGAAGAAATGAAAATGATTTTTTCCTCCAGCGCAGGGTTGAATCTTGAAGTTGATAATATCATTTACAATATTTCTGAAGAGGAAAGCGAAGAAGCAATTGAAGAGGAGCCATCACATGAGGATACTCCTATAGTTCGTCTTGTGAATAATATAATAGAACATGCTATTGAACTTGATGCAAGTGATGTTCATATAGAACCAACTTCAAGAAAGGTTATTATAAGGTATAGAATAGACGGTGTACTGAAAAGAGTTACAGAGTATCCAAAAATAAGTCATAATTCGGTTATCACAAGAATAAAGATTCTTTCAAAACTTGATATTACCGAAAGAAGGTTACCTCAGGATGGGAAGTTTTTTATTAAAAAGGAAGGAGAACAGTACGATTTTAGAGTCTCTACAATGCCGTCTGTTCACGGCGAAAAAATTGTCATGAGAATATTAAAGGTTTCTCATTCTAAAAGGCGGTTGGAAGATTCCGGGTATACTAAATACAATTTTGTTAGAATTCAAAAACTAATAGAACATCCTCATGGGATAATCCTTGTGACTGGACCAACTGGAAGCGGAAAAAGTACTACGCTTGTTGGTATAATTAATACTTTAAATCACGAAGGAGTTAATATAATTACAGCTGAAGATCCTGTTGAATATACAATTGAAGGAATTACGCAGTGCCAGGTTAATCCTGAAATTGGATTGACCTTTGCGCGTTATCTTAGGGCCTTTTTGAGACAGGATCCTGATATAATAATGGTTGGAGAAATAAGAGACAGAGAAACTGCTCAATTAGCAGTAGAAGCATCATTAACCGGGCATTTAGTGTTGTCGACATTGCACACAAACACCGCTGTTGGTGCTATTGACAGACTTATAAATATGGGAATTGATCCGTCGCTTATAAGTGCCTCTTTAATAGGGGTAATTGGGCAGCGACTTGTAAGAAAAGTGTGTAAAGACTGTGCTGTTAAAAAGGTGTTGCCTGAAGAATATGAAAATTTAGCAAAAAAACTCTACCCGGAAAAGGAAACTGTTCAATATATAGGGAATGGTTGTCAGGTTTGTAATAATACAGGTTATAAAGGAAGAACAGCAATAGCAGAGGTTTTAATGGTAGATGATGAAATTAGAAAAGCTATAAATCAAAAGGCATCTACATCTGAGTTAACGCGAGTTGCCCGTAAAAATGGCATGAGAACATTATTTGAGGATGGTTTTTTAAAAGTGCTTAGCGGAGAAACAACGTTAGAAGAAGTGTTAAGGATAGCAGGGGGATATAATGCAGAACAATTATAATAAATTAAGGGAAGAGAAAGAAAAAAAATTAAAGGAAGAAATAAATGCATATAGGCGAAGAAGTGTGTACTATCTATTTATAAATATTTTTATAGTTGTGATTCTGGTGTTTGTAGTTATGAAATTTAGAGCACCAATTTCTACTACTTCACAAATAGTTGATGGGTACCAGTTTATTATAAAAACTTCTCAGGAGTATTATTCTGATGAGCAAATTAAGGCAAGAGTTTATATTATCAATACAAGGAATAGAAATAGAAAATTTGTTTTAAATTATTTTAAATTTTCGATTGAACGAAAAGACGGACAAAGTATTTACAATTTTGATTATAATTCTCAGATATCTTCAGAAATAGAAGCTTTAAAAAGTCGGTTAGTTTTTGAACTTGAGAGAGAAGCGTACCTTTCAAGACTCAAGTCGGGTGAATATTTAATTAAAGCGGAAGCGTTAATAAATGGGAAAAAGCTCTCAACGACAAACTATTTTGTTGTTAAAGAGGAAGTAACATATACGTTGCAGGTGGATCCATTTTATGTTGTTAATGAAGAATTTCTTCCAAAATTGGTGGTGCGTAATAGAACTTCAAGTCCAACAGATTTACGAGTCAAAAGTATAGTATGGAAAATAGAAAAATCAGATGTAGGAAAAGTTATTTTTGTTAATAAGCAGGAAAAGGAAAATACCTATTCTATAAATTCTGGTGAAGTTTTGATTTTTGAACCTGAAAAAACTTTTGTTGTAAAAAGCAAAGGAATATATAATGTAAAAACTGTTTTGACAGTCAATGATATAGTAAAAAGTAGTGCTATTGGAATAAGAGTAATAGATTTTCCAGAAAGAACTTATAAGAATATTCAGGCCAATGTGTATTCCGATGAACTTCTTTTAGCGAAGAAAAAAGTTACGCTCCATGTGTCACTTACTAATAAGTCATCAAAGGAACGTTTTTTAAAATTTTCTTCCCTATCGCTTCTTATTCCCGAGATAAATTATAATTATGAAATTTCTAATTCTAAAGTTTACATACCGCCTTCTGGAAGTGAAATAGCTTTAACGGTTCCCGTGTTTTTTCCAAAGGGTGGAAAATATACTTTTGTAATTCAACTTGTGGGTCAGGAACGTAAAACTTTTTCATATGAGGTAGAAATTCCATGATATAATATTCACTGTATAAAAAATGAAATTAAAATTGTTAGGAGGTGTGTTTGAATGAAGCCTGTTTTCATCAAACAGACAGAAGAAAAAATGAAAAAAAGCGTAAATGCAATTGAGGAAGAGTTGAAAAGATTAAGAACAGGCAGGCCTTCACCTGCAGTTTTAGAGGAAATAAAGATTGATTATTATGGAGTACCTACGCCTGTTAATCAGGTGGCAACTATAAGTGTTACAGAAGATAGGGCGCTTGTAATAAAACCGTGGGAAAGAAATATATTGAATAATATAGAAAAAGCTATTCAGGCCAGTGATCTCGGTTTGAATCCCATAAATGATGGGAATGTAATAAGGTTGATATTTCCGACACCCACTACAGAACAAAGGGAAAAATGGGTGAAGAAAAGTAAAGAAATAGTTGAGCAGGGGAAAATAGCTATTAGAAATATAAGGAGAGATGTTTTAAAAGAATTAAAAGAAATGAAAAAAAATGGTGAAATGTCAGAAGACGATGAAAAAAGGTATGAAAAGGAAGTACAATCTCTGACTGATAAGTACATAAAAGAGCTGGATAGTTTGTTTGAAAAAAAGGAAAAGGAGATCATGGAATTTTGAGTTTGACACACATAGCTTTCATAATGGACGGTAATGGACGCTGGGCGCGAAAGCGTCATAAACCGCGTGTTGAAGGACACCTCAGAGGAGCTTATAAAATAGAAGAGGTCGTTCAGTGGTGCGCTGAAAGGAATGTAAAGTATACCACATTTTTTGCATTTTCAACTGAAAATTGGAAAAGGCCTAAAAGTGAAGTAGATTTTATTTTTAACCTTTTGATAAATAAAATCTCCGAATTTTACGAGCGAATGAACAAACAGGGAGTCAGGTTGATTTTTACAGGACGAGTTAAAGAGATAAGTACCAGAGTTTATAAAATCTGTAAAGAATACGAGGAAAAAACCAGAAATAATAGCAGAATAATAGTGAATATGGCACTGAATTATGGTGGAAAAGCGGAAATAGTGGATGCTGTGAAAAAAATTATTGAAAAGGGAATTAAGGAAGTAGATGAAAAAAGTTTTAGGAATTTTTTGTATGCTCCTGAAATCCCAGATCCAGATTTGATTATTAGAACATCTGGCGAAATGAGATTAAGTAACTTTTTAATATGGCAAGCTGCATACAGTGAACTTTATTTTACAGACGTTTATTGGCCGGATTTTTCCGAGGCAGATTTAGATGAGGCTATAAAAGATTTCAATGCTCGTCAAAGACGTTTTGGGGGGATAAAGTGAGTGAGACAAAAGTAAGAGTCATAAGTGCCTTAATAATTGCGCCATTTGTAGTTGCGTGTTTTGTAGCTTATAATAGCCTGGTTGGACTGGTAGCTTCTATAGTGTTTTTGTCAAGCTCTGAACTATTTTTTTCTACGTTAAAAAAATACAGAAAAATGGGAACACTATTTTTTTATATTGCTATAGTTACATCATATCCTGTGTTGTATGGGATAGTTTTTAAAGACAGACCTCTTGAGTTACTCAGTGTTTTATTTATAACAGGAATAACTGGTACTTTATATTCTGTTAGAAGACTTGATAGGGTTCTCGAACATTATTTGATGTTTGCTCTGGCATTAATTTATATATCATTTAATTTGTCTTTTTTTATACCAATGTATGCAAAACATGGAGCTGCGTTGGCACTTTTAACACTTACGTTAAGCTGGGCGTTTGATTCTTTTGCATACTTTACTGGTGTGAACTTTGGAAAACACAAGATATCAAAAGTTTATAGTCCTAACAAAAGTATTGAAGGTGTTATTGGAGGAATTTTTGGAACTGTTTTATACTCATTTATTTATCTCTGGATTGCCAATATTTTTGTTTCTGAAAACATACCACTCTGGTATTCTTTACCGTTTGGAATTATCACGGGCTTTTTTGATACGTTTGGAGATTTGTTTGAATCTTCCATAAAGAGAGTGTATAGCGTAAAACATATGGGTAGTATAATGCCAGGTCATGGAGGAATGTTAGACAGAATAGATGGTTTATTATTTGTTGTTCCAATAATTTATATTTTCTTAGAATACTTCTAATTGTCTCAGGAGGTGCTGAAGTTTGAAATATATGGAATCTTCGGAAATAAGGAGAACATTTCTTGAGTTTTTTGAGAAAAAAGGGCATAAAATATTACCAAGCGCATCGTTGGTACCTAATGATCCTCAACTTCTTTTTACTGTGGCTGGAATGGTTCCATTTAAACCTATATTTTGGGGAAAGGTAAAACCTGTTTATCGTAGGGTAGCGACATGTCAAAAATGTATAAGGACCACAGACATAGAAAATGTTGGAAAAACTCCAAGGCATCATACATTCTTTGAAATGCTTGGAAATTTTTCATTTGGAGATTATTTTAAGGAAAAGGCTATTGAATGGGCCTGGGAATTTGTAACTCAAATTTTGGAAGTTCCTGAGGATAAACTCTGGATTTCTGTCTATGAAGAAGATGAAGAAGCTTATAAAATCTGGAGTGGGCTGGGAATACCTGAATATAAAATTGTAAAAATGGGAAAAGAGGATAATTTCTGGGGACCTGTGGGGCCAACAGGCCCCTGTGGCCCTGATACGGAGATATTTTATGATACTGGTATAGAAGTTCCAACCATTGACGGAAAATCCCCGACGCCTGCCAATACAGAAGGTCGTTTTGTTGAGATATGGAATCTGGTATTTACAGAATTTTATCAGGATGAAAGTGGGAAACTGCATCCATTGGAAAAAAAGAACATAGATACCGGTGCAGGATTAGAAAGAATAGCTGCCATGATGCAGGGAGTTTATTATAATTTTGATACAGATTTATTTGAACCGATTATCAAAAGGATAGAAGAAGTTTTAGGGGTAAAATATAAAGATTTAAAAAAGACAGATGTTTCTATAAGAGTAATAGCAGATCATGTGCGGGCTGTGACCTTCCTGATAGCCGATGGAGTGTTGCCTTCAAATGAAGGAAGAGGTTATGTGCTGAGAAGAATATTGAGAAGAGCGTTAAGGCATGGAGCACTGCTGAATTCAAAAGAACCATTTTTATATAAAGTTGTTGACGCTGTGGTTGAGAAAATGGGTAGCATTTATCCACAGATAAAGAAAAGGGCGAGTTTCATAAAGGAAATAACTCTGGGAGAAGAAGAAAGATTTTTAAAGAATTTAAGCAGGGGTTTAGAACTCGTTGAGAAAATAGCTCACGAAAATAATCTTTACATAAGCGGCGAAAATGCATTTAAACTTTATGATACATATGGATTTCCAATTGATATTCTTAAAGACATAGCTGAAGAGAATGGGTACGAGCTTGATGAAGAAGGTTTTGAAAAATATATGTCTGAACAGAGAGAACGTGCGCGTGCCGCTCTCGGGAATGTGGAATTTTCTAAGAAGACCGATTATGAAAATTTAAATGTAAAGACAGAATTTGTCGGGTACGAGAAAATGTATAGCACTTCAAAAGTGCTATCAATAAAAAAAGGCAACAATTTTGTCGAACATATAGAGAATTCAGAAGGGGAAATAGTGTTATCTGTAACCCCTTTTTATCCTGAAAAGGGTGGACAGGTTGCAGATACAGGTGTAATAAAAGGACCAGCTGGTGAAATGGAAGTAGTCCATGTGTATTCCCCTGTTGAAGGAGTAATAGTTCATAAAGGCTATGTGAGCGGAAGAATTTTAGTAAACGACATGGTTGAAGCCAAAGTAGATACGGAAAAACGTAAATACACAATGAAGAATCACACAGCAACTCACATCTTGCATGCGGCTTTAAGAAAATTGCTTGGAGAACATGTAAAACAGGCTGGATCTTTAGTTGAACCCAGGAGACTTAGATTTGATTTTACACATTATAAAGCGCTTTCAAAAGAGGAGATTGTAAAAATAGAGAATCTGGTGAATGATGTTATTATGCGGGCTATTCCTGTTGTTGTTGAGGAAAAAGCGTATAGTGAAGCAGTTAGAGAAGGAGCTGTAGCGTTGTTTGAAGAGAAGTATGGAGATGTTGTAAGAGTAGTGAAAGTAGGAGAATTTAGTGAAGAACTATGTGGAGGTACGCACGTTCATAATACCGGAGAAATAGGTCTTTTCAAGATTGTATCCGAGAGTTCGGTAAGTGCTGGAGTCAGGAGAATAGAAGCCATAACAGGTATGAACTTTTTGGAAAAGTATAGAGAACTGACAAAAATAGTTGATTCTGTTAAAGATGAGTTGGAAGTTTCAGAAAATGATATGATAGATAAAATTCAAAAATATAAGGAAGAAATTAAAAAATTAAAGAATGAGATTAAACAGTTGCGTTCTAAAAATATTAACTTTGATGAAATCTTTAAAAACTCAAAAAATATCAATAAAATAAAATTCGTTACAGCAGTTTTTGAAGGAATGGATAGTAATGTACTAAGAGAAGTTGCTGATAAATTGATAGACAAAGGATTGGATCTTGTTGCGTTATTTAACGTGGTTAGTGAAGATAAGATTTTAATAGTTGTTAAGAGGAAGAAAGGTGTAGAAAATTTGCATTCTGGAAATATAGCAAAAGAGCTTGCCAGGATATTAGGTGGAGGCGGAGGTGGACGTCCAGATTTCGCTCAGGCGGGTGGTAAGTTGAAAAATAAATTGCCTGAAGCGATTGAAAGGCTTGAAAGTTTAATAAAGGAGTGTTGAGTGTATGATTTTTAAAAGACAGGATCTGGGAATAGATTTAGGTACGGCGAATACGTTAGTTTATGTGAAAGGTAAAGGAATAGTTGTAAATGAACCATCTGTAGTGGCGATAAATGTCGAAACTGAGGAAGTTATAAAAGTGGGGGAAGAAGCAAAGAGAATGCTCGGGAAAACCCCGGCATATATTAAAGCCATTCGTCCGTTAAAAGATGGTGTTATAGCAGATTACAATATTGCCCTGGCAATGCTCAATTATTTTATAAATAGGGCTCAAAATGGTTTTTCGTTGTTCAGACCAATGGTGGTTGTAGGCGTTCCTGTTGGTATAACAGAGGTAGAAAGCAGAGCTATTTTAGAAGCAGGGAACGAAGCAGGAGCAAAGCGTGTATTTTTAATAGAAGAACCTATGGCTACGGCAATTGGGGCAAATCTTAATGTTGAAGAACCTTCTGGAAATATGGTAATTGATATTGGTGGAGGAACCACGGAAATAGCTGTTATATCTCTTGGAAGCCTTGTGACGTGGACTTCCATCAGGTTAGCTGGAGATGAATTGGATGAGTCAATAGTTCAGTATGTTCGCGAAATATACAGGGTTATTATAGGAGAAAGAACTGCAGAACGTGTGAAAATGGAAATAGGGAACGTTTACCCTGACAAAGAATATGATGAACTTGAGACATATATAACAGGGATTGACCTTTCAACGGGGCTTCCTAAAAAATTAATATTAAAAGGCGGAGAAATCAGGGAAGCTTTGAAGCCCATTGTTATGCAAATTATAGATGCAACAAAGTCTACCATAGAAAAAACTCCTCCAGAACTTGTTGCGGATATTACTGAAAAAGGAATAGTTGTAGCAGGTGGTGGTTCTCTCTTGAGAGGAATAACTAAGTTAATTTCTAAAGAAACTGGTATAGATGCTATAAGGGCTGATGAACCTATGACATGCGTTGCGCGTGGAGCTGGTATGGTATTAGATAAGCTTGATATACTTTCGCGATTAAGGAGGAACGAATGAAATCAGAAATATTGGTCTTTTCTATATTGATGCTTCTATTTCTGTTTTTTTTCAATCTAATTTTTGAGAACTATCCTGCGGAGTTCGTTTATAATATTTATCGGGAATTTTCGTACCCTTTGTTTTATTTTAGAAAAACAGTAAATGAATTTTTTGATAGTAAAAACTACGTGTATAATATAACACTTTTTGGGGATTCTTTAACCACTCACGATATTATAAGCGAAGATGCAGAAGGTTTCTATTTGTATAAAGTTGAGACAAGAGGGTTAGTGTTTACAATAGATGGAAGTTTTGTGGGATTTGTGAGAGAGACAGGAAAATATGCGTATTTTAAAAAATGGTGGTATGATTCTTTCAGAGTAACGGTAGTGGCTGAAGAAAAGTTGGAAATAGAAGCTTTTTACAATAGGGGAAACTTAATTATAGAAGATAACATAAAAGTAAATAATGCAAATGTCTATTTATCTAAATTTTTACCTTATGGAAGACTTTTGGCTGCTAATGAGATAAGAATCGGAAGGGTAGTCAGTGGAAAATTTTATCCAGATATTCCTGAGATTGGTATAAAAACTAAATTGGTTGTTGTTGAGGATTATTTGAAGGGGGGAAATTCCAATGGCGGCTTATGAGAAAATGAGCAAAGAAGAACTTATTAAGAAGCTAAGGGAACTTGAGGATGAGAATACAGCTTTAAAGAATAGGCAAAACGAGCTCGAGTCGCTTTTGTACGAATATTCGGAGATAGTTAAAAGGCAGTTTGAATCTTTCGATAGTTTTATAAAAGACATTGGTACAAAACGAATGATTGATCCGCTTACCAGGGTATACTCTCGCGAACATATTTATAAGTTAATAAATTACTATCATCAAAAGGCTTTTGAGGAAAATTTTGAATATTCGTTAATAACTGTAAAGGCGTTAAGTTTTGGCGAAAGTAAAGAATTAGAAAAAGAGCATACCCTTATTTTAATAGGGAAAGTTTTAAGAGAAGCTGTAAGGGTACCACTCGACAGTATAGGACGATATAATGAAAATACTTTTATAGTTCTTCTTACTGAAATCACACGTGAAGATGCTATAAAAGTTAAAGAACGAATAGCAAAACTTTTAGAGCTTAAAATTCCTGAGCTTAAATTTGAAATAAAATTAGCTTCATATCCTTCTGATTCTACTAATTTAGAAGAGCTAATTGATATGGTTAAGGACTGAGATAACATGGGATACTTTTTAGTTAAAAAATCTACCTTAGAGGGAACAGTTAAGATCTCCGGTGCTAAAAATTCTGCACTTCCCATTCTGGCAGCATCTTTGTTAACGGATGAACAGGTTGTATTAAAAAATATTCCCGACCTTGCCGATGTGCAAACCATGTTTTGTATTCTCAGAGAAGCGGGGAAAAAAGTTGTTTTTGAAAATAACACAGTAACCATAAGTGGCCAGGTGAAAAATGGAGAAATTTCTTACGAACTTGTTAGGAGAATGAGAGCTTCTTTTAATGTATTGGGGCCACTTGCATCTGTTTTGGGAAGCGCAAAAGTTGCATTGCCAGGGGGATGTGCTATAGGTGTTAGACCAGTAGATTTTCATATAAAAGGTCTGGAAAGATTAGGGTTTGTTATAGAAATAGAACACGGTGAAATATGTGCGAAATTTGAAAAAAAAGAAAGAGAAGTGACTTATTTTCTGCCATTTCCAAGTGTTGGGGCCACAGAGCATATTATGACAACCGCTGTTTTACTTAATGGGATTACAATTATAGAAAATGCTGCTATGGAACCGGAAATAGTAGATCTTCAGGATTTTCTAAATAAAATGGGAGGAAAAGTTAAAGGTGCAGGGTCTAACAGGATAGAGATAGAGGGTGTTTCTTCGTTAAAAGGGGTAGAATATACCATAATTCCAGACAGAATAGAGGCAGGAACATATGCAATAGCATTAGCTGCGACTGGAGGCTCAGGCTTTGTTGAGAACATTGTTCCAGAACATCTTGAAACACTGTGGGAGATTTTGAAGCAAACCGGTACGACAGTAAAAAAATTTAAAGATAAGATATTTATAAAAGCACCTGAAAAAAAATATTCAGCAAAAATTAATGTTTTACCATATCCCGGTTTTCCCACAGACCTTCAACCTCAAATAATGGTTTACCTGTCCACAGCCTCTGGCGTGAGTACAATAACAGAAAATGTATTTAAAAATAGATTTTTGCATGTAGATGAACTAAGAAGGATGGGAGCTGATATATATTTATCAGATGGAACAGCGATTATAAATGGAGTAAAAAGTTTAAGTGGAGCCAAAGTGGAAGGAACGGATTTGAGAGCAAGCGCTGCGCTTTTGATAGCAGGATTTATGGCAAATGGCTATACTGAGATACATAATGATTTTCATATTTTACGTGGTTATGAAAGAGTTGTGGATAAATTTAGAAAATTAAATGGAATAATTGAGCATGTAGAAAGATAACTGAGGAGGGCAAACAATTTGGAGAGAAAACTTTTTCTCTTTTTTATAGACGTTGTCGTAACATTAATTGCAGGAATATTTGCTTTGTTTGTAAGATTTGGTTTTGATTTTTTGGAGATGGGTAAGTATAATGAGTCAGTTTATATTTATGTTGCTATTGCTTCTGCGGTGTATATAATTAATGGTAACTATTCAATAATATGGCGTTATGCCAGTCCCAAGGATTTTTTGTTGGTTTTCCGGGGGTCATTTATAGCGTATCTATCGGCACTTGCCTTTTTTTATATATATAGGGATATTGTTTTGCCGCGTTCTGTTGGAATGATAACTTTTTTGGGGTCTTACGTCTTACTTATAACTGCTCGATTGTTTTATCAGTTTTTTGTCCATATTTCGAAAAGAAGTGAAAAGAAAATAGTGGTAATTGGTGCCGGTGACGCTGGAGTTATGATAACCAATGAGTTGCACAGAACGGGGACGGGAAGAGTAGTTGCTTTTGTCGATGATTCCAGATCAAAAATAGGAAGACGAATACTTGGAATAAAAGTAGATGGACCAATAAATAAAGTAATGGATGTTGTGCATCTCTATGACGCAGATGAAGTGCTTATTGCTATTCCCTCTGCAACTGGTGATCAGATAAGAAAAATATTAAAATATTTAAATCTTGACAAAGTTAAGGTGAAGATTTTGCCAAGAGTTGAAGAATTATTAAAAGATAGAGTGGAGTTAAAAGATATAAGGGATCTTTCTCTGGAAGATATTATTGGAAGAGAGTCTGTTAAAGTTGATCTTGAAACAATTTCAAGATACATAAGAGATAAGGTAGTTTTGGTAACTGGTGCCGGTGGAAGTATTGGAAGTGAACTTTGTAGGCAAATAGCTAAACAAATGCCAAAACGATTAATTTTATTAGGGCGTGGAGAAAATAGCATATATGAAATTAATGAGGAACTGGCAGAATCATTTCCAGATTTACATATAGATAGAGTTATAGGAGATGTTGAGAATGAAGAATGGATGAAAACCGTTTTTAAAAGATATAGCCCAGAAATAGTTTTTCACGCTGCTGCTCACAAGCATGTTCCTTTAATGGAAGAAAATCCATATGAAGCCATACGTGTAAACGTGTTTGGAACAATTAATCTTGTGAAAAATGCCTGCGAGTTTAATGTAGAAAGGTTTATATTTATTTCAACTGACAAGGCTGTTAATCCCACATCATTTATGGGACTTAGTAAAAGGATAGCGGAGCTTTATGTTCTTTCTAATACTAAGGAATGTGTTACTAAATTTGCTGTGGTAAGGTTTGGGAATGTTATAGGAAGCCGGGGAAGTGTACTCTGGAAATTCAAAAAGCAGATAGAGCAAAATAAGCCGATTACAATAACAGATCCAAGAATGAAAAGATATTTTATGAGTATCCCGGAAGCTGTTTCACTTGTTCTGGAAGCAGGAGCGTATACTTATGAACGGAGTTTGTATGTGTTAAATATGGGCGAGCAAATTTCAGTTGAGCAGGTGGCACGTACACTTGCAAAATTAATGGGTAAAAGTGAAGTAGAAATAATATATACGGGTAAAAGACCAGGTGAAAAGCTTTATGAAGAATTGTTTTACGAATACGAAATACCAGTAGAAACATATCATAGTAAAATCTGGAGGGTTAAGGAATCTCCAATTTTTTCACGAGATGAAATAGAATTTATGGCGAAAAAAATTTTAGAACATTTACAAAAATGGGAGATAAATGAGGCTTTGAAAATTGCCAAAAAAATTATTCCAGAACTTAATATTGAGAGATAAAAGGTTTGGAAGGAGGATTTCATGAAATTTATAGAGAGTTTTATAATGAAGTATGTAAAAAGAGATAAAAAAGAATATTTAAAAAAAGTTGTTACTAAACTTTCGGAGTTTTTAGAAAATGGTGTGAAATGTGTTATTCAACCTAATGAAAATTATGGACGGTTAAGATTAGAAATTTATGAGGACGAACATGACAACGATCTGGTTTATTTTTCAGGATTGGCTCTGCCGGAAGAACCAATGGAATGGATTTTTGATACATCAGAATATAGAACTTTTTCAGAAAAATTAAGCCTTTCAAAATCGCTGATAACTAATGTAGAATTGGCAGAAATTCCAGAGAATGAAATTTTAACTGTAAGAAGACTTATTTTAAAAAATGATACAGCATACGTTATTGTAGATAAGGAAAACACCAGGAATATGAATAACAGAGAAATTGCAGTTGAAATATTAAATTATTTATTGAAGAACGAGTTTTTAGTTGAGGAATTCTCAATAGAAAATTATGAAATAGAGATAGAAGCGGAATTAACGGATTTTTTTCAGTAGAGGAGGTGTTTATTGCAATGTTTGGGGGATTACTTATTGCGGCTGGTATTTTGTTAATTCTTGCGGTATTTTTTTCTTTAACTTCTCCGTTCTGGATATTCATAGGATTTCTCATCACAGCTGCTGGCCTTGGAATGATGATAAAGAAATTTCCATCAGGTATAGGGGCTACTATAGTTGGAATAATAGTAATTCTTACAGCTTTTGAATTTATCAATATAGGATTCTGGGAGTTTATATTAGTATTAATTGGCGCTGGATTAATAGAAGGCGGAATAAAAGTGTTAATTTCTTCATGATAAGCTATTTTTTATATGTCTTTAAGTATAAACACCTTTTGTGAATTTAAGATACCAATAGAATATTTCAATAGAACCATGGTCATGTTTTAATGGTTCAAATATTTTTGTATAAATTTCATATCATCAGATATGATACAGTTTGGTTATGATAAAAT
This window encodes:
- the murA gene encoding UDP-N-acetylglucosamine 1-carboxyvinyltransferase encodes the protein MGYFLVKKSTLEGTVKISGAKNSALPILAASLLTDEQVVLKNIPDLADVQTMFCILREAGKKVVFENNTVTISGQVKNGEISYELVRRMRASFNVLGPLASVLGSAKVALPGGCAIGVRPVDFHIKGLERLGFVIEIEHGEICAKFEKKEREVTYFLPFPSVGATEHIMTTAVLLNGITIIENAAMEPEIVDLQDFLNKMGGKVKGAGSNRIEIEGVSSLKGVEYTIIPDRIEAGTYAIALAATGGSGFVENIVPEHLETLWEILKQTGTTVKKFKDKIFIKAPEKKYSAKINVLPYPGFPTDLQPQIMVYLSTASGVSTITENVFKNRFLHVDELRRMGADIYLSDGTAIINGVKSLSGAKVEGTDLRASAALLIAGFMANGYTEIHNDFHILRGYERVVDKFRKLNGIIEHVER
- a CDS encoding diguanylate cyclase domain-containing protein translates to MAAYEKMSKEELIKKLRELEDENTALKNRQNELESLLYEYSEIVKRQFESFDSFIKDIGTKRMIDPLTRVYSREHIYKLINYYHQKAFEENFEYSLITVKALSFGESKELEKEHTLILIGKVLREAVRVPLDSIGRYNENTFIVLLTEITREDAIKVKERIAKLLELKIPELKFEIKLASYPSDSTNLEELIDMVKD
- the mreB gene encoding rod shape-determining protein; this encodes MIFKRQDLGIDLGTANTLVYVKGKGIVVNEPSVVAINVETEEVIKVGEEAKRMLGKTPAYIKAIRPLKDGVIADYNIALAMLNYFINRAQNGFSLFRPMVVVGVPVGITEVESRAILEAGNEAGAKRVFLIEEPMATAIGANLNVEEPSGNMVIDIGGGTTEIAVISLGSLVTWTSIRLAGDELDESIVQYVREIYRVIIGERTAERVKMEIGNVYPDKEYDELETYITGIDLSTGLPKKLILKGGEIREALKPIVMQIIDATKSTIEKTPPELVADITEKGIVVAGGGSLLRGITKLISKETGIDAIRADEPMTCVARGAGMVLDKLDILSRLRRNE
- a CDS encoding polysaccharide biosynthesis protein, whose amino-acid sequence is MERKLFLFFIDVVVTLIAGIFALFVRFGFDFLEMGKYNESVYIYVAIASAVYIINGNYSIIWRYASPKDFLLVFRGSFIAYLSALAFFYIYRDIVLPRSVGMITFLGSYVLLITARLFYQFFVHISKRSEKKIVVIGAGDAGVMITNELHRTGTGRVVAFVDDSRSKIGRRILGIKVDGPINKVMDVVHLYDADEVLIAIPSATGDQIRKILKYLNLDKVKVKILPRVEELLKDRVELKDIRDLSLEDIIGRESVKVDLETISRYIRDKVVLVTGAGGSIGSELCRQIAKQMPKRLILLGRGENSIYEINEELAESFPDLHIDRVIGDVENEEWMKTVFKRYSPEIVFHAAAHKHVPLMEENPYEAIRVNVFGTINLVKNACEFNVERFIFISTDKAVNPTSFMGLSKRIAELYVLSNTKECVTKFAVVRFGNVIGSRGSVLWKFKKQIEQNKPITITDPRMKRYFMSIPEAVSLVLEAGAYTYERSLYVLNMGEQISVEQVARTLAKLMGKSEVEIIYTGKRPGEKLYEELFYEYEIPVETYHSKIWRVKESPIFSRDEIEFMAKKILEHLQKWEINEALKIAKKIIPELNIER